The following proteins are encoded in a genomic region of Maribacter hydrothermalis:
- a CDS encoding acyl-CoA dehydrogenase family protein, translating to MSTDTANNDLLRGGQFLVKETKCEDVFTLEDLSEEQRMMRDSTKEFVDRELWAHWERFEKKDYAYTEETMRKAGELGLLSVAVPESYGGMGMGFVSTMLVCDYISGATGSFSTAFGAHTGIGTMPITLYGTEEQKQKYVPRLASGEWFGAYCLTEPGAGSDANSGKTKAVLSEDGKSYSITGQKMWISNAGFCNMFIVFARIEDDKNITGFIVENDPSNGITLGDEEKKLGIHSSSTRQVFFNETKVSVENMLSTRGNGFKIAMNALNIGRIKLAAACLDAQRRVIGEATRYANERIQFKTPIMNFGAIKSKIAEMATSVYVDESASYRAAKNIEDRIAIREAEGNTHQEAELKGVEEYAIECSILKVAVSEDCQNTTDEGIQIFGGMGFSADTPMESAWRDSRIARIYEGTNEINRMLAVGMLVKKAMKGHVDLLGPATAVGEELMGIPSFEVPDFSELFAEEKDILKRLKKVFLMVAGSAVQKFGPELENHQQLMLAASDILIEVYMAESALLRTEKNAKRFGEDAQATQIAMSRLYLFNATEIIIKKGKEAIVSFAEGDEQRMMLMGLKRFTKYTNYPNIVALRTQIADKIAADNGYTFD from the coding sequence ATGAGTACAGATACTGCAAATAATGATCTTCTTAGAGGAGGACAGTTCCTTGTCAAAGAAACCAAATGTGAAGATGTTTTCACACTTGAAGATTTGAGTGAAGAACAACGAATGATGCGCGATAGCACTAAAGAATTCGTAGATAGAGAGCTTTGGGCACATTGGGAACGTTTTGAGAAAAAAGATTATGCTTACACTGAGGAAACCATGCGTAAAGCTGGTGAATTAGGATTGTTAAGTGTTGCAGTACCTGAATCTTACGGTGGTATGGGAATGGGCTTTGTGTCTACCATGTTAGTTTGCGATTATATTTCCGGCGCAACTGGTTCTTTTAGTACAGCCTTCGGAGCACATACAGGAATTGGAACAATGCCAATAACATTGTATGGTACTGAAGAACAAAAACAAAAATATGTTCCTAGACTTGCTTCTGGTGAATGGTTTGGCGCGTATTGTCTTACTGAACCAGGTGCTGGTTCTGACGCAAATTCAGGAAAAACTAAAGCCGTGCTTTCTGAAGACGGTAAATCTTACAGCATCACAGGACAGAAAATGTGGATTTCCAATGCTGGTTTCTGTAACATGTTTATTGTTTTTGCTCGTATTGAAGATGATAAAAACATTACCGGATTCATAGTTGAAAATGACCCAAGTAATGGTATCACTTTAGGTGATGAAGAAAAGAAGTTGGGTATTCATTCCTCCTCTACCCGTCAGGTTTTTTTCAATGAAACCAAAGTTTCTGTTGAAAATATGCTTTCTACAAGAGGAAACGGATTCAAGATTGCGATGAACGCTTTAAACATAGGACGTATTAAATTGGCCGCTGCTTGTTTAGATGCACAAAGAAGAGTCATTGGTGAGGCTACTAGATATGCAAACGAGCGTATTCAGTTTAAAACACCTATTATGAACTTTGGTGCTATAAAATCTAAAATTGCAGAAATGGCAACTAGCGTTTATGTGGATGAATCTGCTAGTTATCGTGCTGCAAAAAATATTGAAGATCGTATCGCTATTCGTGAAGCAGAAGGTAACACACATCAAGAGGCTGAATTAAAAGGTGTTGAGGAATATGCTATTGAGTGTTCTATCCTTAAAGTAGCAGTTTCAGAAGATTGTCAAAATACAACGGATGAAGGTATTCAAATTTTTGGAGGTATGGGCTTTAGTGCAGATACGCCAATGGAATCTGCTTGGAGAGATTCAAGAATAGCCCGAATTTATGAAGGTACCAACGAAATCAACAGAATGTTGGCCGTAGGAATGCTTGTTAAAAAAGCAATGAAAGGTCATGTTGATCTTCTTGGCCCTGCCACGGCTGTTGGTGAAGAATTAATGGGAATACCTTCTTTTGAGGTTCCTGATTTTTCTGAGTTATTCGCTGAAGAAAAAGATATATTAAAAAGACTTAAAAAAGTTTTCTTAATGGTTGCCGGCTCTGCAGTTCAGAAATTTGGACCTGAGTTAGAAAATCACCAACAATTAATGTTGGCTGCTTCGGACATTCTTATAGAAGTATATATGGCAGAATCTGCTTTATTACGTACGGAGAAGAATGCAAAACGTTTTGGCGAAGATGCCCAAGCAACACAAATAGCGATGTCTAGATTATATCTTTTCAATGCTACAGAAATCATTATTAAAAAAGGTAAGGAAGCAATCGTTTCTTTTGCCGAAGGTGATGAGCAACGGATGATGTTAATGGGTCTTAAACGCTTTACAAAATATACTAACTACCCTAATATTGTTGCTTTACGCACGCAAATTGCAGATAAAATAGCAGCAGATAACGGGTACACCTTTGACTAG
- a CDS encoding 3-hydroxyacyl-CoA dehydrogenase/enoyl-CoA hydratase family protein — protein MNKHIKKVAVIGSGIMGSGIACHFANIGVEVLLLDIVPRELNDKEKAKGLTLQDKIVRDRLVNDSLAAALKSKPSPIYHQKFADRITTGNLEDDIAKVSKVDWIIEVVVERLDIKKVVFENLEKHRTPGTLITSNTSGIPIHFMSEGRSDDFQKHFCGTHFFNPARYLKLFEIIPGPKTSPEVLDFLNGYGEQFLGKTSVVAKDTPAFIGNRIGIFSIQSLFHMVKDMGMTVEEVDKLTGPVIGRPKSATFRTVDVVGLDTLVHVANGIADNCKDDEKLELFKLPSFINTMMENKWLGSKTGQGFYKKSKDAKGNTEILTLDLDTMDYRTNKKASFATLELTKTIDKVEDRFKVLVAGKDKAGEFYRKSFAALFAYVSHRIPEITDELYKIDDAMKAGFGWEHGPFQIWDAIGIEKGLEIMKAEGETPAAWVNEMVASGNKSFYAVKDGASYYYDIPKKSIEKIPGQDSFIILDNIRKSKEVFKNSGVVVEDLGDGILNVEFQSKMNTIGGDVLAGLNKAIDLAEKDFQGLVVGNQAPNFSVGANIGMIFMMAVEQEYDELNMAIKMFQDTMMRMRYSAIPTVSAPHGMTLGGGCELSLHADKVVAAAETYIGLVEFGVGVIPGGGGSKEFALRAQDLFHKNDVELNILQEYFLTIGMAKVSTSAYEAYDLGILQHGKDIVVVNKERQIATAKAHAKLMAEAGYTQPVKRKDIKVLGKQALGMFLVGTDSMEDSKYISEHDKKIANKLAYVMAGGDLSEPTLVTEQYLLDLEREAFLSLCTERKTLERIQHMLKTGKPLRN, from the coding sequence ATGAACAAGCACATTAAAAAAGTAGCGGTAATTGGTTCGGGAATAATGGGTAGTGGTATTGCCTGTCATTTTGCGAATATTGGCGTAGAGGTTTTATTGTTGGACATTGTTCCGCGTGAACTAAATGATAAAGAAAAAGCGAAAGGTCTAACCTTGCAAGATAAGATAGTTCGCGATAGATTGGTAAATGATTCATTAGCGGCAGCATTAAAATCAAAACCCTCACCTATTTATCACCAAAAATTTGCGGACAGAATTACCACTGGTAATTTAGAGGATGATATTGCCAAAGTTTCCAAAGTAGATTGGATTATTGAGGTAGTAGTAGAAAGATTAGATATAAAAAAGGTTGTTTTTGAAAATCTTGAAAAACACAGAACACCTGGTACATTAATTACTTCTAACACTTCTGGTATTCCTATTCATTTTATGAGTGAAGGTCGTAGTGATGATTTCCAGAAACATTTCTGTGGAACTCACTTCTTTAATCCGGCGCGTTATTTAAAACTTTTTGAAATAATCCCAGGACCCAAAACTTCCCCGGAAGTATTAGATTTTTTAAATGGTTACGGAGAGCAGTTTTTAGGTAAAACCTCTGTAGTGGCTAAAGACACGCCCGCTTTTATAGGTAATAGAATAGGAATATTTAGCATCCAAAGTCTTTTCCACATGGTAAAAGATATGGGCATGACCGTTGAAGAAGTTGATAAATTAACCGGACCTGTTATTGGAAGGCCAAAATCTGCAACATTTAGAACTGTTGATGTTGTCGGTTTAGATACACTAGTACATGTTGCTAATGGTATTGCTGACAATTGTAAAGATGATGAAAAATTGGAGCTTTTTAAACTCCCAAGCTTCATCAATACCATGATGGAAAATAAATGGTTGGGTAGCAAAACAGGACAAGGTTTTTATAAAAAATCTAAAGACGCTAAAGGAAATACTGAAATTTTGACTTTAGATTTAGATACGATGGATTATCGTACTAATAAAAAAGCAAGTTTCGCAACCTTAGAATTAACAAAGACGATTGATAAAGTAGAAGACCGCTTTAAAGTGTTGGTTGCCGGCAAAGACAAAGCCGGAGAATTTTATAGAAAAAGCTTTGCCGCACTGTTTGCCTATGTTTCACATAGAATTCCTGAAATTACAGATGAATTATACAAAATTGATGATGCCATGAAAGCTGGCTTTGGCTGGGAACATGGTCCTTTTCAAATTTGGGATGCAATAGGAATTGAAAAAGGTTTAGAAATCATGAAAGCGGAAGGAGAAACTCCTGCTGCATGGGTCAATGAAATGGTTGCTTCTGGCAACAAATCTTTTTACGCTGTAAAAGACGGCGCTTCTTACTACTATGATATTCCTAAAAAATCTATAGAAAAAATACCGGGACAAGATTCTTTTATCATTCTAGATAATATTAGAAAATCTAAAGAAGTATTCAAAAATAGCGGTGTAGTTGTTGAAGATTTAGGCGATGGAATATTAAATGTAGAATTCCAATCTAAAATGAACACTATTGGCGGTGATGTTTTAGCCGGATTGAATAAGGCTATAGATTTAGCCGAAAAAGATTTTCAAGGATTGGTTGTTGGTAATCAAGCACCAAACTTCTCAGTAGGTGCAAATATCGGTATGATATTTATGATGGCCGTTGAACAAGAGTATGACGAATTGAACATGGCTATTAAAATGTTCCAAGATACTATGATGCGCATGCGTTATTCTGCAATACCTACAGTTTCTGCTCCACACGGCATGACTTTAGGTGGTGGTTGCGAGCTTTCGTTACATGCTGATAAAGTTGTTGCGGCGGCAGAAACCTACATCGGATTAGTTGAATTCGGAGTAGGCGTAATTCCTGGCGGTGGTGGTTCTAAAGAATTCGCCCTTAGAGCTCAAGATTTATTCCATAAAAATGATGTGGAATTAAATATACTTCAAGAGTATTTCTTAACCATTGGTATGGCTAAGGTCTCTACTTCGGCATATGAAGCCTACGATTTGGGAATTTTACAACATGGTAAAGATATTGTTGTAGTTAATAAAGAACGTCAAATAGCAACTGCAAAAGCTCATGCCAAATTAATGGCAGAAGCTGGTTATACCCAACCGGTTAAAAGAAAAGATATTAAAGTTCTTGGTAAACAAGCTTTAGGTATGTTCTTGGTTGGTACTGATTCTATGGAAGACAGTAAATACATTAGCGAACACGATAAGAAAATTGCAAATAAGTTGGCGTATGTAATGGCAGGTGGCGATTTATCCGAACCTACATTAGTTACTGAACAATATTTATTGGATTTAGAGCGTGAAGCGTTCTTATCACTATGTACTGAACGCAAAACGTTAGAAAGAATTCAACACATGTTGAAAACTGGAAAACCGTTGCGTAATTAA
- a CDS encoding AMP-dependent synthetase/ligase, producing MQKVTRLFDLPYYQLEQYPLEMSLVSKKDGKWMSTSTQEYIDKANAISRGLLRLGVKPNDKIAVISLTNRTEWNIMDIGVLQLGAQNVPVYPTISEEDYAYVLNHSEAKFCFVSCGEVYDKVTAIKDQVISLEKIYSFDELSNCENWDKVLELGTDTSNQEDVEKLKEKVKPYDLATLIYTSGTTGRPKGVMLSHDNLVSNAIESSKRFPIEDGNTKALSFLPLCHVYERMIIYLYQYRGVTIYYAESLEKISDNLKETSPHVMTAVPRLLEKVYDKIYAKGAELAGIKKKLFFWAVDLGLKYEPYGQNGWWYEMQLSLARKLIFSKWKEGLGGNLNLIASGSAALQPRLARIFNAAEFGLMEGYGLSETSPVVSVNDMRKEGFRIGTVGKPIDRTEVKIAEDGEICIKGPQVMLGYYKDSEKTKEVIVDGYFLTGDIGELDSDGFLRITDRKKEMFKTSGGKYVAPQLLENRFKQSLFIEQIMVIGEGEKMPAALIQPNFEHIKEWAKRKHISVGENMDIVSNEKVIARIEEEVAHANESFAKWEKIKQFRLTPDVWSIDGGHLTPTMKMKRKIIKEKYIALYNDIYEH from the coding sequence ATGCAAAAAGTTACCCGACTGTTCGACCTCCCCTATTATCAGTTAGAGCAATATCCTTTAGAAATGTCACTTGTGTCAAAAAAGGATGGAAAGTGGATGAGTACATCTACCCAAGAATATATAGATAAAGCCAATGCAATAAGTCGTGGGTTATTACGATTAGGAGTTAAACCAAATGATAAAATTGCAGTAATATCCCTTACCAATAGAACAGAATGGAATATTATGGATATTGGCGTTTTACAGCTAGGAGCGCAAAATGTACCTGTATACCCTACAATATCCGAGGAAGATTATGCATATGTTTTAAACCATTCTGAAGCAAAGTTTTGTTTTGTTTCTTGTGGTGAGGTTTATGATAAAGTTACTGCTATTAAAGACCAAGTTATAAGTCTAGAAAAAATCTATTCTTTTGATGAATTATCAAATTGTGAAAACTGGGACAAAGTATTAGAACTTGGTACAGATACATCTAACCAAGAGGATGTAGAAAAATTAAAAGAAAAAGTTAAACCCTATGATTTAGCTACTCTTATATATACATCAGGAACAACTGGCCGACCTAAAGGAGTAATGTTATCGCACGATAATTTGGTAAGCAACGCCATTGAGAGCTCTAAACGTTTTCCCATAGAAGATGGAAACACCAAGGCGTTAAGTTTTTTACCCTTATGTCATGTATATGAGCGAATGATTATCTACTTATACCAATACAGAGGTGTAACCATATATTATGCAGAGTCACTTGAAAAAATCAGCGATAATCTAAAAGAAACAAGTCCACATGTAATGACAGCGGTTCCTAGATTATTAGAAAAAGTATATGATAAAATATATGCCAAAGGAGCTGAGTTAGCAGGAATAAAAAAGAAACTTTTCTTCTGGGCTGTAGACCTAGGACTTAAATATGAACCATACGGACAAAATGGATGGTGGTATGAAATGCAGTTATCTCTTGCGCGAAAATTAATTTTCAGTAAATGGAAAGAAGGTCTTGGTGGAAACCTAAATCTTATAGCCTCGGGGAGTGCCGCTTTACAACCAAGATTAGCACGTATTTTTAATGCTGCAGAATTTGGACTTATGGAAGGCTACGGACTATCTGAAACATCGCCAGTGGTTTCCGTAAATGACATGCGAAAAGAAGGTTTTCGAATTGGCACCGTGGGTAAGCCTATTGACAGAACAGAAGTAAAAATAGCTGAAGATGGTGAAATTTGTATAAAGGGACCTCAAGTAATGTTAGGATATTATAAAGATTCTGAAAAAACAAAAGAAGTTATTGTTGACGGTTATTTCCTTACCGGTGATATTGGCGAATTAGACTCGGACGGTTTTCTTAGAATAACAGACCGTAAAAAAGAGATGTTTAAAACATCGGGGGGTAAATATGTTGCTCCACAGCTTTTAGAGAACAGGTTCAAACAATCACTCTTTATTGAGCAAATTATGGTTATTGGTGAAGGTGAAAAAATGCCTGCCGCATTAATACAACCAAATTTTGAACATATTAAAGAATGGGCAAAAAGAAAGCATATTTCTGTTGGCGAAAATATGGATATTGTATCTAATGAAAAGGTTATAGCTAGAATTGAAGAGGAAGTTGCTCATGCCAACGAAAGTTTTGCTAAATGGGAAAAAATTAAACAGTTTAGACTAACTCCCGATGTTTGGAGTATAGATGGTGGTCACCTTACTCCAACTATGAAAATGAAGAGAAAAATTATTAAAGAAAAATATATTGCACTTTATAATGATATATACGAACATTAA
- a CDS encoding MarR family winged helix-turn-helix transcriptional regulator, which translates to MKEATIDYALRATWQAVARMYNEEAKNFDSTMAVGFTLLSIDPKVGTPSTSLGPKMGMEATSLSRILKSMEKKGLILRKPNPNDGRGVLIYLTDFGLEKRNDSKSRVIQFNEAVQNELSEEKLTTFFEVTDTINKLISDKKFFTK; encoded by the coding sequence ATGAAGGAAGCAACAATTGATTATGCCTTAAGAGCTACGTGGCAAGCGGTAGCTAGAATGTATAATGAAGAAGCTAAAAATTTCGATTCTACTATGGCAGTAGGCTTCACATTATTGAGTATTGACCCAAAGGTAGGCACCCCCTCTACATCATTAGGTCCAAAAATGGGAATGGAAGCTACAAGCCTTTCAAGAATATTGAAAAGCATGGAAAAAAAAGGACTCATTTTAAGAAAACCAAATCCTAATGATGGACGCGGTGTCCTCATTTACTTAACCGATTTTGGTTTAGAAAAAAGAAATGATTCCAAAAGTAGGGTAATTCAGTTTAATGAAGCGGTACAAAATGAGCTTTCTGAAGAAAAATTAACAACCTTTTTTGAGGTAACGGACACCATTAATAAGTTGATATCAGATAAAAAATTTTTTACAAAATAA
- a CDS encoding glycoside hydrolase family 15 protein: MDNLDYGIIGNCRSAALISKTGNIEWCCLPEFDSPSIFAKLLDEEIGGSFEINVDSSYVITQKYEPFTTILITSFKSGENHFEIHDFMPRYRKEGKKYHAPPELVRYFKLISGAPKFSVHYNPKLEYAVGKTESFIKKDFVASLTHDVKFDTIFLYTSFDKKTIINSGEITLKEDGYILVGYNEKLLLPTTDRAYLDLQNTKVYWLNWSNLTPTYKKFNKEISRSALTLKLLSYDKTGAVLAAATTSLPETIGEVRNWDYRFCWIRDASMVIKVVSELGHKNVAKRYLQFIIDLIPDKAEKLQIMYGINKEKKLTEVTLEHLAGYKGSKPVRIGNAAYHQKQNDIYGILMDVIYEQMAKFSVDIENGEDLWAITKGIVWIVSNNWKDADKGIWEFRTEDRHFTFSKVLCWTALDRAIKVAEMLGKKHKIEKWEPIRAEIWQDIYDNAWNEEIGAYTQSYGSKELDASVLLMESYGCVKAKDERYISTVHAIGKELNNDGLLYRYKNEDDFGLPSSSFTVCTFWYINSLFKIGERKKALEYFERLLSYSNHLGLFSEDIDFKTKRLLGNFPQAYSHLALIECAINFSKKESEDQILENLRD; the protein is encoded by the coding sequence ATGGATAATTTAGACTACGGAATAATAGGAAATTGTAGAAGTGCAGCGTTAATCTCAAAAACAGGAAACATAGAATGGTGTTGTTTACCAGAGTTTGATAGTCCGTCTATTTTTGCGAAATTACTAGATGAGGAAATAGGGGGCAGTTTTGAAATTAATGTAGATAGTTCATATGTTATTACTCAAAAATACGAGCCTTTTACTACTATTTTAATTACCTCTTTTAAGTCAGGTGAAAATCATTTCGAGATCCATGATTTTATGCCGCGCTATAGAAAAGAGGGTAAAAAATACCATGCACCGCCAGAATTGGTTAGATATTTTAAACTTATATCTGGTGCTCCAAAGTTTTCAGTACACTATAATCCCAAGCTTGAGTATGCTGTGGGCAAAACAGAATCATTTATAAAAAAGGATTTTGTAGCAAGTCTTACACACGACGTAAAATTCGATACTATATTTCTATATACTTCCTTTGATAAAAAAACCATTATAAATAGTGGAGAAATAACGTTAAAAGAAGATGGTTATATTTTGGTGGGATATAATGAGAAGCTATTGTTACCTACTACAGATAGGGCTTATCTAGATTTGCAGAATACAAAAGTATATTGGTTAAATTGGTCCAATTTAACACCGACCTATAAGAAATTTAATAAAGAGATTTCTAGAAGTGCTTTGACACTTAAACTATTAAGTTATGATAAAACAGGAGCTGTATTAGCAGCTGCAACAACTTCATTACCAGAAACCATAGGTGAAGTGCGTAATTGGGATTATCGTTTTTGTTGGATACGAGATGCTTCTATGGTTATTAAGGTAGTTTCTGAATTAGGGCATAAGAATGTAGCAAAACGCTATTTACAGTTTATTATTGATTTAATACCAGACAAGGCAGAAAAGTTACAGATTATGTACGGTATTAATAAAGAAAAGAAGCTAACTGAAGTAACCCTAGAACATTTAGCGGGTTATAAAGGCTCTAAACCAGTACGAATAGGCAATGCAGCCTATCACCAAAAACAGAATGATATTTATGGAATACTAATGGATGTTATCTATGAACAAATGGCCAAGTTTAGTGTAGACATAGAAAATGGTGAAGATTTATGGGCAATTACGAAAGGTATCGTTTGGATTGTAAGTAACAATTGGAAAGATGCAGATAAAGGTATTTGGGAGTTTAGAACAGAGGATAGACATTTTACATTCTCAAAAGTATTATGTTGGACAGCCTTAGATCGCGCTATAAAAGTGGCAGAAATGCTAGGTAAAAAGCATAAAATTGAGAAATGGGAGCCTATTAGAGCTGAAATATGGCAAGATATATATGACAACGCTTGGAACGAAGAAATTGGCGCGTACACGCAATCATATGGCTCTAAGGAGTTAGATGCATCTGTGTTGTTAATGGAATCTTACGGGTGTGTAAAAGCAAAAGATGAAAGATATATAAGTACGGTACATGCAATTGGGAAAGAGTTAAATAATGACGGATTGCTATATCGATATAAAAATGAAGATGATTTTGGTTTACCATCATCATCTTTTACTGTATGTACATTTTGGTACATAAATAGCTTGTTTAAAATAGGGGAACGCAAAAAAGCTCTTGAATATTTTGAGCGATTATTGAGTTATAGTAATCATTTAGGTCTTTTCAGTGAAGATATTGATTTTAAGACTAAAAGATTATTAGGAAACTTCCCACAAGCATATTCGCATTTAGCATTAATTGAATGTGCAATTAACTTCTCTAAAAAAGAAAGTGAAGATCAAATATTAGAAAATTTAAGAGATTAA
- a CDS encoding pyridoxal phosphate-dependent decarboxylase family protein — MNKKLLLKVYNVEEFNSNGHLLIDQLTSHLEDKLNAYSKNAINWNEPEHELKFWKDFLKNGSKKDLFKEITKHTTYTHHPHYLGHQVSPPAPITALTGLISSLLNNGTAVYEMGMASNAIERIIIELVCNKIGFKESSSGFLTSGGTLANLTALLSARKAITKKDIWNEGNQNQLGIMVSEEAHYCVDRAARIMGLGNQGIIKVPVTREFQMDTSLLESKFEEAKAKGIEVFAIIGSAPSTATGIFDDLETIGGFAEKQKIWFHVDGAHGGAGIFSKKYRHTLNGIDKADSVVIDGHKMMMMPALTTALLFKNEINSKATFSQKADYLLSDSEHEDWYNSGKRTFECTKNMMSIHWFTLLKLYGEEVFDANVTQLYDMGAIFANLIAEEPNFEVALQPMSNIVCFRFIEPGMSTEYLNELNIKIRQALLEDGEFYIVQTKLKGVHYMRITVMNPFTTLQHFKALIEKIKLIKTSI, encoded by the coding sequence ATGAATAAAAAATTACTTCTAAAGGTTTATAATGTAGAGGAATTTAATTCCAATGGTCATCTACTAATAGACCAATTGACTTCTCATTTAGAGGATAAATTAAATGCTTATTCAAAAAATGCCATCAATTGGAACGAACCAGAACACGAGTTAAAGTTTTGGAAAGACTTTTTAAAAAATGGTTCTAAAAAAGACTTGTTTAAAGAAATAACCAAACATACCACCTATACTCATCATCCACATTATCTTGGTCATCAAGTAAGTCCGCCTGCACCGATTACTGCACTCACTGGGTTAATTAGTTCTTTGTTAAATAACGGAACCGCAGTTTATGAAATGGGCATGGCTTCAAATGCTATTGAGCGTATTATTATCGAACTTGTTTGTAATAAAATTGGTTTCAAAGAGTCTTCTAGCGGTTTTTTAACTTCTGGTGGTACATTAGCAAACCTTACAGCTTTATTGAGCGCTAGGAAAGCTATTACAAAAAAAGATATTTGGAATGAGGGCAACCAAAACCAATTAGGTATTATGGTTAGCGAAGAAGCTCATTACTGTGTAGATCGTGCCGCTAGAATTATGGGACTTGGTAATCAAGGAATTATTAAGGTGCCTGTTACAAGGGAATTCCAAATGGATACTTCCCTTTTAGAATCTAAATTTGAAGAAGCAAAAGCCAAAGGCATAGAAGTATTTGCAATCATAGGAAGTGCACCTTCTACCGCTACAGGTATTTTCGATGATCTTGAAACTATTGGAGGTTTTGCTGAAAAACAAAAAATTTGGTTTCATGTAGATGGAGCGCATGGTGGTGCGGGAATTTTTTCTAAAAAATACAGACATACCCTAAATGGCATTGATAAAGCCGATTCCGTTGTTATAGACGGACATAAGATGATGATGATGCCAGCCCTAACTACAGCTTTACTATTTAAAAATGAAATAAATTCAAAAGCCACCTTCAGTCAAAAAGCGGATTATTTACTTTCAGATTCTGAACATGAAGATTGGTACAACTCTGGCAAACGTACATTTGAATGTACGAAGAACATGATGTCCATACATTGGTTTACCCTTTTAAAACTATATGGAGAAGAAGTTTTTGATGCCAATGTAACTCAGTTATATGATATGGGCGCTATTTTTGCAAATCTAATAGCGGAAGAACCAAATTTTGAAGTAGCACTACAACCAATGTCCAATATTGTTTGTTTTAGATTTATTGAACCCGGAATGAGCACAGAGTACCTCAACGAATTAAATATCAAAATTCGCCAAGCTCTTTTAGAAGATGGCGAATTTTATATTGTACAAACAAAATTAAAAGGCGTGCATTACATGCGTATTACGGTAATGAACCCGTTTACCACACTACAGCATTTTAAAGCTTTAATTGAAAAGATTAAGCTGATTAAAACAAGTATTTAA
- a CDS encoding acetyl-CoA C-acyltransferase: MKTAYIVKAYRTAVGKAPKGVFRFKRADELAAETIQYMMAEVPQLDKKRIDDVIVGNAMPEGSQGLNMARLISLMGLDIVDVPGVTVNRFCSSGIETIGIATAKIQSGMADCIIAGGAESMSSVPMTGFKPELNYDTIKSGHEDYYWGMGNTAEAVANQFNVSREDQDEFAYHSHMKALKAQAEDRFQDQIVPITVHQTYVDENGKKANKSYTVNKDEGPRKGTSKEALAGLRAVFAAGGSVTAGNSSQMSDGAAFVLIMSEDMVKELNLEPIARLVNYAAAGVEPRIMGIGPVKAIPKALKQAGLKQDDIELIELNEAFASQSLAVIRELKLNQDIVNVNGGAIALGHPLGCTGAKLSVQLFDEMRKRNMQGKYGMVTMCVGTGQGAAGIFEFLK, from the coding sequence ATGAAAACAGCATATATAGTAAAAGCATATAGAACAGCAGTAGGAAAAGCACCAAAAGGAGTTTTCCGTTTTAAACGTGCTGACGAACTTGCTGCCGAAACCATTCAGTATATGATGGCTGAAGTACCGCAATTAGACAAAAAACGTATTGACGATGTCATCGTAGGTAATGCAATGCCCGAAGGTTCTCAGGGATTAAATATGGCTCGTTTAATCTCACTTATGGGATTAGATATCGTAGACGTGCCTGGGGTAACCGTAAACAGATTCTGTTCCTCAGGAATTGAGACCATTGGCATCGCAACTGCCAAAATTCAATCAGGAATGGCAGATTGTATTATTGCGGGTGGTGCAGAGAGTATGAGTTCCGTTCCTATGACAGGCTTTAAACCTGAACTGAATTACGACACCATTAAATCTGGACATGAAGATTATTATTGGGGAATGGGTAATACAGCTGAAGCCGTCGCTAATCAATTTAACGTTTCTAGAGAAGACCAAGATGAGTTTGCTTATCACTCGCATATGAAAGCTCTAAAGGCCCAAGCAGAAGATCGCTTTCAAGATCAAATCGTTCCAATAACAGTGCATCAAACTTATGTGGATGAAAATGGAAAAAAGGCAAACAAGAGTTACACTGTAAATAAAGATGAAGGTCCTAGAAAAGGAACTAGTAAAGAGGCATTAGCTGGTTTACGAGCAGTTTTTGCCGCTGGTGGTAGTGTTACTGCTGGTAACTCCTCTCAAATGAGTGATGGTGCTGCCTTTGTTTTAATTATGAGTGAGGACATGGTGAAAGAATTAAATTTAGAGCCAATTGCCCGCTTAGTAAATTATGCCGCTGCCGGTGTTGAACCTCGTATTATGGGAATTGGTCCTGTAAAAGCAATTCCTAAGGCATTAAAGCAAGCAGGTTTAAAACAAGATGATATAGAATTGATTGAATTAAACGAAGCTTTTGCTTCACAATCATTAGCAGTAATACGAGAACTGAAGCTCAACCAAGATATCGTTAATGTTAATGGAGGTGCAATTGCATTAGGACATCCGCTGGGTTGTACCGGAGCTAAATTATCCGTTCAATTGTTTGATGAAATGCGTAAACGTAACATGCAAGGCAAGTACGGCATGGTGACCATGTGTGTAGGAACTGGCCAAGGTGCGGCTGGAATATTTGAATTTTTAAAATAA